A region of Selenomonadales bacterium 4137-cl DNA encodes the following proteins:
- a CDS encoding phage terminase small subunit P27 family: protein MAQRGRKPKPTVLKELEGNPGRRPLNKNEPKPNKKAPCCPSWLEEEAKKEWKRMGKILEQMGLLTEMDMAAFAGYCQAYARWKEAEEFITQHGTMIRTPNGYLQQVPQVSIAQTNLKIMLKFCEQFGLTPSARSRIAAGEGSVDPADEMEQLLGGGE, encoded by the coding sequence ATGGCGCAGAGAGGAAGAAAACCAAAACCGACCGTTTTAAAGGAACTTGAAGGCAATCCGGGCAGACGGCCGCTGAACAAAAATGAACCCAAGCCTAATAAAAAAGCCCCGTGCTGCCCTTCTTGGCTTGAAGAGGAAGCAAAAAAAGAATGGAAACGCATGGGCAAGATTTTAGAGCAGATGGGGCTGCTGACGGAAATGGATATGGCGGCCTTCGCGGGATATTGCCAGGCGTATGCCCGCTGGAAGGAAGCCGAAGAATTCATCACCCAACATGGTACGATGATCCGAACCCCCAACGGCTATTTGCAACAAGTGCCACAGGTGTCCATCGCCCAGACAAACCTAAAAATCATGCTGAAATTCTGCGAACAGTTCGGCCTGACACCTTCGGCTCGGAGCAGAATTGCGGCGGGCGAAGGCTCTGTTGACCCTGCCGACGAAATGGAGCAACTGTTGGGAGGCGGTGAATGA
- a CDS encoding terminase large subunit yields the protein MPYHYTPSPFMLATSHYEKAKADRAVAFIENLCHTKGKWAGKKFLLLPWQEQIVRDLFGIVGENGKRQFLTAYIEIPKKQGKSELAAAIALYLLYADNEPSAEVYGAACDRSQASIVFDVAKQMVQMSSALLKRSKITAATKRIVNYSNAGFYQVLSAETGTKHGLNVSGLVFDEIHAQPDRRLYDVLTKGSGDAREQPLFFIITTAGNDKNSICYELHAKALDIKAGRRKDNTFYPVVYGLTEQDDWNDEDNWYKANPSLGHTITIERVREAYKNALENPPEENVFKQLRLNIWTSATVCWIPEHIYSRGDLPLDMDSLHGRECYGGLDLSSTSDITAFVLVFPPRAEGEKYVVLPFFWLPKDTLDLRCRRDHVLYDVWELQGYIQTTEGNVIHYGFIEKFIEELGEKYHIKEIAYDRWNATQMVQNLEDMGFTVVPFGQGYKDMSPPSKELYKLLMEGSINHGGNPVLKWMAQNVVMRQDPAGNIKPDKEKSVEKIDGIVAAIMALDRSIRNKGETSVYDGRGILFV from the coding sequence ATGCCGTACCACTACACGCCTTCGCCCTTTATGCTTGCAACTTCCCATTATGAGAAGGCAAAGGCTGACCGGGCGGTAGCCTTCATTGAAAATCTCTGCCATACCAAAGGCAAGTGGGCGGGAAAAAAGTTTCTGCTATTGCCTTGGCAGGAGCAGATCGTCCGGGATCTTTTCGGCATTGTCGGCGAGAACGGCAAACGGCAGTTTCTTACTGCCTATATAGAAATACCGAAAAAACAGGGCAAGTCGGAACTCGCAGCCGCCATTGCCCTTTATCTTTTGTATGCCGACAACGAACCTAGCGCCGAAGTGTACGGAGCCGCTTGCGACAGGTCGCAGGCTTCCATTGTGTTCGACGTGGCCAAGCAGATGGTCCAGATGTCGTCGGCTTTGTTAAAACGGTCGAAGATTACAGCCGCCACTAAGCGTATTGTGAACTACTCCAATGCCGGGTTTTACCAAGTGCTTTCGGCGGAAACCGGGACCAAGCATGGTCTGAACGTGTCCGGTCTTGTTTTTGACGAAATTCACGCTCAGCCGGATCGCAGGCTGTATGACGTTCTGACCAAAGGCTCCGGCGATGCCCGCGAGCAGCCGCTGTTCTTTATCATCACCACCGCAGGCAATGACAAGAACAGCATCTGCTATGAATTGCACGCCAAAGCGCTGGACATCAAGGCAGGTCGCAGAAAAGACAACACTTTTTACCCTGTTGTATATGGACTGACTGAGCAGGACGATTGGAATGATGAAGACAACTGGTACAAGGCAAATCCGTCTCTCGGCCACACCATCACTATAGAGCGTGTCCGCGAAGCCTATAAAAACGCGCTGGAAAACCCCCCGGAAGAAAATGTGTTTAAACAGCTCCGATTAAATATCTGGACTTCGGCGACCGTGTGCTGGATTCCGGAGCATATCTACAGCCGGGGCGATCTTCCCCTCGACATGGATTCGCTCCATGGCAGAGAGTGCTACGGCGGGCTTGACCTTTCAAGCACCTCGGATATCACCGCGTTTGTCCTGGTGTTCCCGCCGCGCGCGGAGGGAGAGAAGTATGTCGTGCTTCCGTTTTTCTGGCTGCCGAAGGATACTTTGGATCTGCGGTGCCGCCGCGACCATGTGCTTTACGATGTGTGGGAATTGCAAGGCTATATTCAGACCACTGAAGGCAACGTCATTCACTACGGCTTTATTGAAAAGTTCATAGAGGAACTGGGCGAGAAATACCACATCAAAGAAATTGCCTATGACCGCTGGAACGCAACGCAGATGGTGCAAAACCTGGAGGATATGGGATTTACGGTTGTTCCCTTCGGACAGGGGTACAAGGATATGTCTCCGCCGTCCAAGGAACTCTATAAGCTGCTAATGGAGGGCAGCATCAATCACGGCGGAAACCCTGTTCTCAAGTGGATGGCGCAGAACGTGGTCATGCGCCAGGACCCTGCCGGAAATATCAAGCCGGACAAGGAAAAGTCTGTAGAAAAGATCGACGGAATTGTCGCCGCCATTATGGCGCTTGATCGCTCGATACGAAATAAAGGCGAGACAAGCGTTTACGACGGGAGAGGGATTTTATTTGTGTAG
- a CDS encoding type II toxin-antitoxin system Phd/YefM family antitoxin yields the protein MPQIIPIRDLKNTSEISQRCHASNEPIFVTKNGYGDMVIMSMKMYEEKMSMLDVYSKLAEAEKQLAEGKVLDGDASLKSLREKYNV from the coding sequence ATGCCGCAAATCATTCCGATCCGGGATTTGAAAAATACCAGTGAGATTTCTCAACGGTGCCATGCATCCAATGAGCCTATTTTTGTTACGAAGAACGGTTATGGAGATATGGTAATCATGAGCATGAAAATGTACGAAGAGAAGATGTCTATGCTCGATGTCTATAGTAAGCTTGCTGAAGCTGAAAAACAGCTGGCGGAAGGAAAAGTGCTTGACGGCGACGCTTCGTTAAAAAGCCTAAGAGAAAAATATAATGTATAA
- a CDS encoding type II toxin-antitoxin system RelE/ParE family toxin, whose translation MYKLVITELAHQDLDSIVSYIAVQLSNPKAAGDFIDEVTVCYGFLKSNPMMYERCQDRRLGEEGYRKAVIKNYVLVYKINEASKIVSIMRFFYGAQDYTKLI comes from the coding sequence ATGTATAAGCTGGTCATCACGGAACTTGCGCATCAGGACTTGGACAGTATCGTTTCGTACATCGCCGTACAACTGTCCAATCCCAAAGCAGCCGGAGATTTTATTGACGAAGTGACCGTTTGTTATGGCTTTCTAAAAAGCAACCCGATGATGTACGAACGATGCCAAGATAGGCGGTTGGGAGAAGAAGGATACCGGAAAGCGGTAATCAAGAATTACGTGCTTGTGTACAAAATCAATGAAGCGTCTAAAATTGTCAGCATTATGCGCTTTTTCTATGGCGCGCAGGATTATACAAAGTTAATATGA
- a CDS encoding phage portal protein, whose product MKIPFISRFFQTRASPKNSFWGSAYSFFFGASSSGKTVNERTALQTTAVYACVRILAETIASLPFHTYRYTLNGKEKAIEHSIYYLLHSEPNPEMTSFVFRETLMGHLLLWGNAYAQIIRDGRGRVLGLYPLLPNKMLVNRTDQGILYYQYEKDGQTYFLRNYEVLHIPGLGFDGLIGYSPIAMAKNAIGMAIATEEYGAKFFANGASPGGVLEHPGVVKDPARIRESWNAVYQGSDNAHRVAVLEEGMKFQSIGIPPEQAQFLETRKFQINEIARIFRIPPHMIGDLEKSSFSNIEQQSLEFVMYTLDPWVVRWEQAIQRALFSESEKRQYFAKFNVDGLLRGDYQSRMNGYAVGRQNGWLSSNDIRELENLNRIPEELGGDLYLINGNMAKLADAGVFAKNNAKGMEGSK is encoded by the coding sequence ATGAAAATCCCTTTTATATCAAGATTTTTTCAAACAAGAGCCAGTCCGAAAAACAGCTTCTGGGGAAGCGCCTACAGCTTTTTCTTCGGCGCAAGCTCCAGCGGCAAGACGGTAAATGAGCGGACCGCGCTGCAAACCACAGCAGTCTATGCCTGCGTTAGAATTCTGGCGGAAACCATCGCATCTTTGCCTTTTCACACCTACAGATATACGTTAAACGGCAAAGAAAAAGCCATAGAGCATTCAATATACTACCTGCTCCACAGCGAGCCAAACCCGGAGATGACCTCATTCGTGTTTCGCGAAACACTGATGGGTCATCTTTTATTATGGGGCAACGCTTATGCCCAAATTATCCGCGATGGCAGGGGCAGAGTACTTGGCTTGTATCCTCTGCTCCCGAACAAAATGCTGGTCAACCGGACCGATCAGGGAATCCTGTACTACCAGTACGAAAAAGACGGTCAGACATATTTTCTTAGAAATTATGAAGTCCTGCACATTCCAGGTCTGGGTTTTGACGGCCTGATCGGCTATTCGCCGATTGCAATGGCCAAAAACGCCATCGGTATGGCCATTGCCACCGAAGAGTACGGCGCTAAGTTTTTTGCCAACGGGGCAAGTCCCGGCGGAGTCCTGGAGCATCCTGGCGTGGTCAAAGACCCGGCACGCATCCGGGAAAGCTGGAACGCCGTTTACCAGGGCAGCGACAACGCTCATCGGGTAGCCGTGCTGGAGGAAGGCATGAAGTTTCAAAGCATAGGCATACCTCCGGAGCAGGCGCAGTTTTTGGAGACGCGCAAATTTCAAATCAACGAGATAGCCCGCATTTTTCGTATACCACCCCACATGATAGGAGATTTAGAGAAATCCAGCTTCTCCAATATCGAGCAGCAGTCGTTGGAGTTTGTCATGTACACCCTGGACCCGTGGGTGGTGCGCTGGGAGCAAGCCATCCAGCGGGCTTTGTTCAGCGAAAGCGAGAAACGGCAATACTTCGCAAAGTTCAATGTGGATGGGCTGCTCCGGGGCGACTATCAGAGCCGGATGAACGGCTACGCTGTTGGCAGGCAAAATGGCTGGTTGTCTTCTAACGATATCCGTGAACTGGAAAATCTAAACCGGATACCGGAAGAGCTTGGCGGCGACTTGTATCTTATCAACGGCAACATGGCCAAGCTGGCTGACGCAGGGGTCTTCGCCAAAAATAACGCAAAGGGAATGGAGGGAAGCAAATGA
- a CDS encoding Clp protease ClpP, giving the protein MRKFWNWVKNEDGRTLYFDGYIAQDSWFDDDITPKKFKAELTASTGDISVWLNSPGGDVFAASQIYTMLKEYDGKVTVKIDGIAASAASVIAMAGDEIVMSPVAMMMIHNPATVIFGEASDLQSGIKMLSEVKESIINAYEQRTGQPRSKISSMMDAETWFSAQKAVELGFADKILYAPETQEAAEGFIFDRLTVTNAFLRKFPREKEKPTDVLAGTPHKELLTRLELLK; this is encoded by the coding sequence ATGAGAAAGTTTTGGAACTGGGTAAAAAACGAGGATGGACGAACCTTGTATTTTGACGGCTATATTGCCCAGGACAGCTGGTTTGACGATGACATCACTCCGAAAAAATTCAAGGCTGAGCTTACAGCTTCCACTGGCGACATCTCGGTTTGGCTCAATTCTCCGGGCGGCGATGTCTTTGCGGCCAGCCAGATCTACACCATGCTCAAGGAGTATGATGGCAAGGTTACGGTCAAGATTGACGGAATCGCAGCCAGCGCCGCATCAGTGATTGCCATGGCCGGCGATGAAATTGTGATGTCGCCGGTGGCCATGATGATGATCCACAATCCGGCAACTGTAATCTTCGGTGAAGCATCGGATCTGCAAAGCGGCATCAAGATGCTGAGCGAGGTTAAGGAAAGCATCATCAACGCCTATGAACAGCGGACGGGCCAGCCCCGCAGCAAAATATCAAGCATGATGGACGCGGAAACCTGGTTCAGCGCGCAAAAGGCGGTGGAACTAGGCTTTGCCGATAAAATCCTCTACGCGCCTGAAACACAGGAGGCGGCAGAGGGTTTTATTTTTGATCGCTTAACCGTCACCAACGCTTTTTTGCGAAAGTTTCCCAGGGAAAAAGAGAAGCCGACGGATGTCTTGGCGGGGACACCTCATAAAGAACTGCTGACAAGACTTGAACTCTTGAAATAA
- a CDS encoding phage major capsid protein gives MNKILELREKRAKLWDSTKAFLDSRRNENGLLSAEDTATYEKMETDVVNLGKEIDRLERQAVLDLELSKPTTTAITNRPSQHQEAEKTGRASSDYKAAFWKAMKNKNSFDVQNALQVGTDSEGGYLVPDEFERTLIQALQEENLFRQLATVISTSFGDKKIPVVASKGTASWVEEEGVIPEADDAFGQVSLGAHKLATMIKISEELLNDSVFNLDQYIAKEFARRIGDKEEEAFFIGDGSGKPTGIFNATGGAGVGVTAASATAITFDEIMDLLYSLKSPYRKNAVFVTNDATVKAIRKLKDGNGQYLWQPSVTAGEPDTLLNKPVKTSAYVPSLVAAAKVIAFGDFSYYWVADRQGRAFQRLNELFAATGQVGFKATQRVDGKLILAEAIKVLQMKA, from the coding sequence ATGAATAAAATACTGGAACTGCGCGAGAAGCGCGCCAAGCTTTGGGACAGCACCAAAGCTTTTTTAGATTCCCGGCGGAATGAAAACGGCCTGCTGTCGGCCGAAGATACGGCCACCTATGAAAAAATGGAAACTGATGTGGTGAACTTGGGCAAAGAAATCGACCGGCTGGAACGCCAAGCGGTTCTGGATCTCGAACTGTCTAAGCCGACCACAACCGCCATTACCAATAGGCCCAGCCAGCACCAGGAGGCTGAAAAAACAGGCCGGGCTTCGAGCGATTACAAAGCGGCCTTCTGGAAGGCGATGAAGAACAAAAACAGCTTTGATGTGCAAAATGCCCTGCAGGTTGGTACTGACAGCGAAGGCGGCTACCTGGTGCCCGATGAATTTGAGCGAACCCTCATTCAAGCTTTGCAGGAAGAAAATCTTTTTCGTCAGCTAGCCACGGTAATTAGCACCTCCTTCGGAGATAAAAAAATACCGGTGGTTGCATCCAAAGGCACTGCCTCGTGGGTTGAGGAAGAAGGGGTTATTCCTGAAGCTGACGATGCTTTCGGCCAGGTTTCTCTCGGCGCCCATAAACTGGCTACCATGATTAAGATTTCGGAAGAACTGCTAAACGACAGCGTGTTCAACCTGGACCAGTATATCGCCAAGGAATTTGCCCGGCGTATTGGGGACAAGGAAGAAGAAGCCTTCTTTATTGGCGATGGCAGCGGCAAACCAACCGGCATTTTCAATGCCACCGGCGGCGCCGGGGTAGGGGTTACGGCCGCCAGCGCGACGGCTATTACCTTCGATGAAATCATGGACTTACTCTACTCCTTAAAGTCGCCGTATCGGAAAAATGCCGTTTTTGTAACCAATGATGCCACAGTCAAGGCTATTCGAAAGCTAAAGGATGGTAACGGCCAGTATTTGTGGCAACCGTCCGTTACGGCAGGAGAACCAGACACACTTTTAAACAAGCCGGTAAAAACTTCCGCCTATGTACCATCTCTTGTCGCAGCCGCAAAAGTAATTGCTTTTGGCGACTTTAGCTACTACTGGGTAGCGGATCGTCAAGGGCGGGCGTTCCAGCGGCTTAATGAACTATTTGCCGCTACAGGGCAAGTCGGTTTTAAAGCCACCCAGCGTGTTGACGGCAAGCTGATTCTCGCAGAAGCCATTAAAGTGCTGCAAATGAAGGCGTAA
- a CDS encoding Head fiber protein has product MTVKNYAEQGGDKWVVNGTLEITTEGEVLLDGVPLTRAVNQAESSATTIAELKADFNALLAKLRAAGLMDQSHG; this is encoded by the coding sequence ATGACAGTTAAAAACTATGCAGAGCAAGGCGGCGACAAATGGGTGGTGAACGGTACCCTCGAAATTACCACAGAGGGTGAAGTGCTCCTAGATGGGGTTCCACTAACGAGGGCCGTGAATCAAGCGGAAAGCTCGGCAACAACCATTGCCGAGCTGAAAGCGGACTTCAACGCGCTGCTAGCCAAGCTGAGAGCCGCCGGCCTAATGGATCAAAGCCATGGCTGA
- a CDS encoding head-tail connector protein produces the protein MAEPITLTEVKEYLRIDSEEEDTLLAGLILAAKEHCEAYLQAALPSEVPTPVKQALLILTGHFYEQRAGEDIPKVVYVLLSPYRAHLW, from the coding sequence ATGGCTGAGCCGATAACACTGACGGAAGTAAAAGAATACCTGAGAATTGACAGCGAGGAGGAAGATACCCTTCTCGCTGGTCTCATATTGGCGGCGAAAGAGCACTGCGAGGCTTATCTGCAGGCTGCTTTGCCGAGCGAGGTACCCACCCCAGTCAAACAGGCCTTGCTCATTTTGACAGGGCATTTTTATGAACAGCGCGCGGGCGAGGATATTCCCAAGGTGGTGTATGTGTTGCTGTCGCCGTATCGCGCGCACCTTTGGTAG
- a CDS encoding phage head closure protein, with protein sequence MNPGELNCRITLQRETKAPDGQGGYATVYVLRAKLWAKVVAVTAKTTDQYEQMTPELLHRITIRYRRDVAVTDRIQYGSRVFEQIGPPVDVEEKHAYLRLECREVVADAADD encoded by the coding sequence ATGAACCCAGGAGAACTGAACTGCCGCATTACGCTTCAGCGCGAAACCAAAGCGCCTGACGGGCAGGGCGGATACGCGACTGTTTATGTACTCCGCGCCAAGCTTTGGGCGAAAGTAGTGGCCGTAACCGCTAAAACAACAGATCAGTATGAACAAATGACGCCGGAGCTATTGCACCGCATCACCATCCGCTATCGCCGCGATGTGGCGGTTACGGACCGGATTCAATACGGCAGCAGGGTGTTTGAGCAAATTGGACCGCCCGTTGATGTGGAAGAAAAGCATGCCTATTTAAGGTTGGAATGCCGGGAGGTGGTGGCCGATGCGGCCGACGATTAG
- a CDS encoding HK97 gp10 family phage protein: MRPTIRVTGIDRCVSFGDLISTNVSQVIEKETELGAKAVRKREREMAPVKSGLLRKSIVNRKGKYGVSRMVRAKAPHAPLQEYGTKRGVKGKHFAERARRELLPGIQEKLRTAVRNEVRR; this comes from the coding sequence ATGCGGCCGACGATTAGAGTGACAGGGATTGATCGATGCGTTTCCTTCGGCGATCTCATTTCCACCAATGTCAGTCAGGTCATTGAAAAGGAAACAGAGCTAGGTGCCAAAGCAGTGCGAAAGCGGGAACGGGAGATGGCTCCGGTCAAAAGCGGCCTGTTGCGCAAAAGTATCGTGAACCGCAAGGGAAAATACGGCGTCTCCCGCATGGTCAGGGCCAAAGCGCCGCATGCGCCGCTGCAGGAATACGGCACGAAACGGGGCGTGAAGGGCAAACATTTTGCCGAGCGGGCGCGCCGTGAGCTGCTGCCGGGCATTCAGGAGAAGCTCCGGACAGCGGTGCGAAATGAGGTGCGACGATGA